The Crassostrea angulata isolate pt1a10 chromosome 1, ASM2561291v2, whole genome shotgun sequence nucleotide sequence TCTTTTATTCACATCCCTGACAAACAGcgtatacaaatgtataatgTCTACAAAGCGACGATTCACAAATACGTCTTgcaaataaacatcaatatgGGCAGTTAATGCGCTAACGCGCGGTATGCAATTTGTCTGCACGGCCTGCTGTGTTAAAGGACCGACGGCGATatctaaaaataagcattcagtATACTTTTAGATAGTTTACTAACGGACGTGTCAGACAACAGTCATCACAAATTGTTCTCACATAGACGGATTAAtttggaataacacatcatcagaaaatggctgacctctgagcAAAatgacatttcgttttattaaaacgATTTTATCGACGGCATCAACTTACTCCGAAGCCGAGTGGATAAAATgtcgtacatcccgagttcgaatctcagaggggcttttgttgttactaaCAGCGTTGAATTtttagaaattcattttttatttccccaaattgcaattttgttgtttgatttacatgtgtacagttcatttatcattatatctttcattatcaaataatttactctTATTTaaagtgactttttccaggtgtatttttttcaactaaGTTGCGTTACTCTTTTTCTCCAGTAGATAtgctcatatatatatatatatatatatatatatatatatatatatatatatatatatatatatatatatattcttaaacatttttacCGAGAAATGAAGTTTCGGGTATTATTTAACGACATGTGAAAGGCAAATAGCAGAAAACAAGCCGACAAAAAACATGGAAATTACATAAAAAGTACAAACTGTATGCTTTCACTGCGGGCTAAATTGGGATAAAGTTTCTACAGTACCACTGCCTGCTgagaagatgaaaaaaaaatcatgataaaactctcttttaacaaattagCACAGGGTGAAACAGCTCAGATTTTCACCAGTCGTTTGATTAAGCAGACTGTACAGGTCTTGTTTGATTTGTTGTGACTAACGCGTAGAATTTTGATTGATAACAAATATAggttaatgtatatatttaggGGTTTTTTGCCATCTCTTAAACGTCAGATTATTAATTGCGTGTAGGACGAAAACTTCAAAATCTGCACCCCcattatttatgtttatattcagTGCTAGATCCGCACCAATATATTCACTTCCTTCCCCACATAAAATCGATCAAAGATTTAAAATAGGAAAATCCCCCTAGTATTTTCATTCAATTCGGAAGTAACTTCGGACCAATTTTTTCACTTTATGATCCAGGGCTGGGTTTCACAAAACTATCATACATGTAAGATCTATCGTAAGACATATCTCACGACTGTCAATTAGGATTTGTTCCAACGATTAATTAGCTTTTTTttgacaaataagttatttgttcggatgCATTAGGATTTGTTTGGACAAACTagcttatttttttaactgcaTGCGATAAAAATTGACTCCATAAGATATTACTTTGACCCTATACATGTACGTTAGATTTTCACTCCATGTTATACACATCCGTCTTTGTAGTGCAATTATCTGACAGTCTATTAACGCCTAATGATATGGTAGTATATGACTTACTTCATAACAGGTCTTACAGCATTGTATTGCTTTTGGGGCTACATGCTGCTTGAAATTCATAAAGTATGATATTTActtaatgaaaaatgttttcgaCCATATTTTATATGCAAGGGACCAAATAATACTAAGTATGTTGTTTCGACAACATATTATACTATTTCATCAACGTGTTATGTAGTGATAACCTAATGGTATAATGGTTAAACACAATGAAGTTTATACATTACATAATAAGTTGTTCGTATCCTTGAGACAGCTATGGCATTCCATATGTTTAAGAATACTAGACGCATAGAGCACTCGGACCAATGAccataacaaagtttgactatcGCTGTCTTCCGTGCAGTATATCTTTTTGAAGTACTTGTTataaatatctcaaaaaagTGTAACCTAAATTACTCACGTCTCCGAAGCGGGGAAAATCGACTCCCTTATACGTTGGAATCGACTCCCCCTTACTCTTTGTCGACTCCCCCGCGTTAGGGGTTGTATACAGTGTCTGTTGAATATATTTGATTGTCATAAGATAAAGACCGACCTTAACATAATCATCATAAGATATGACAGTTTTGTGAAACAGTTTTGATGAGATCttatgaaaaattttaattttatgacaGATCCTAGTCATAAGATAGTTTTGTGAAACGGGTCCCGGGTACATTTATCTTGTTTACAATTCAGCGTCTCCATgcatagaatttttattttgcgATGTCGTTCACCCTGACAAGATAGAGGGGGCGTTTCGAAAgagaaatcttgggattttttcctTTTAGTGAAAAACATCGCTTTACCGTAAGGTTAGTGTATTCAAATAATTTACGAAAACATGCTGCACAAATTAATATCTTAGGACCGAGTAGAGCTTAACTGTCCAAAGTTCCTGCTTCCATCATATTTGCTTTCAGTAATCATAAATACCTCTGTTCCCAAACTACATTTATTcactaaaatgtaaaaagttcaGTTTTTCTGTTTTGAACGACCCCATATTCAAAAATTATAATAAGTACGGGGATTTCGCATTGCAAACGACATGAAAAGTACCTAGATGATAATGTTGGATTATATCCTCCCTCACTACGTTCGTccgaatataaaacaataaagtgcTAAATGAATAAAACCAACAAGTACTACATAGGTACGCTGCTCGCTAgcgttattttatttatacacaaaAACACATATTAAACAACCATCTGTCAGCCAAAAATCAACACTTTCCATGTCATCTGCAGCCACTTTAACTACTACTACTAGCGAGCGAGCTTAGAGTGCCACGCCATCGCATGGTCCTACTATTTATATTACCTGACCACGTGACCCGAAACCCATTCGAGTACGTATGAAAACCCATCACGCACATAATTTTAAATAGACAAGAAAAGCTAATGCTGGTATTTGGCCCGTTATACAAGCcgtacatttatttcaaaatcaattattcATAGAAGTATTATGAATTCACCGTTTTTACAAATAATCGAAGACTATGGTGAAAGCTGGCACAGTTAATAACAGTACAACTTACATCAATTCCTTTCTTATTTtcagaaaaggaaaaaaattttaaCGAACCATTCATCATCGTCATCATTTTCTCCATCTACCAACTCATCAGAGAGGTCTAGTTCAATGATAATCGAAACGGTCACCTCAAATCAGGAAAAAGAGACATCATCCATTACTAGCAGCTCGAGTGTGagcaaaattgaaaatacaagTGAAGAAGTTAAACAACCTAGTTTTAATTCATCCAGTAATGCAACAAACCCAACGGACTTTAACCAAATGGAACCAGATCTTGTCAACGATCCGGATGTTAACGCAAAAAGTGAAAGCGAGAACCGGCGAGAAATGCCCGTGTTTTTCAACAACACAGTCAGTGAAAAACAACGAGTTACCCATACAATGGGTGAAATAGAGAATGAGAAAGAATTTCCTTTGTTGAAGACATACTCAAGACATAATGATATAATAGAGGGGAGTGGGGAGGATGCCTGAGTTTATCTATAAATTAACAGATGCTGTAAAAACATATTGTTATGTCCtcttttgtaaaactgggtcgtATTCGCTTCTTCTACGTACCGTCTAATATGTGCCACCTAGCTGTCCAACAGGCTTTAACAGCTGCGTACCATACTGGATGGATGTATTTACTAGAAATTGGGATGAATCACCAACTCCCATAAACacaatacagaaaaaaacacatttatatgTCTCGAATGTAACACAAATTTCAGAACTGCGGCTGCTAATTAAACTGTGAAGAATATCCGTATGAAATGCTTATTTGCTGATCCCAACATTTTGAGGAAACTTTGACAAAATCGGAAGTAACCAGcaacatgtttttttaaaacacaatcaCATTCAAATGTCGGATTGTTATATATATCAATTGGATCGGAAAGGTTGTAAGAcctgtataaaaaatattatcactTCTATAATGTGCTGGGCAAGTATAAAAAATCCCCAAAAGAAGGGCCAAGAATTATAACATGCGAGAGAAACGAAAATTACGACATGTTTTATGGTTGACTTAAGCTATTGGTTACTTGTAAACAGGCCTAGGGCTAGAGGTGTAGCTCTCTAATAGGAGCAGAGAGGAAGCAACGTTTTAACGTTGACTTGAGTTATGggttacttgtacatgtagctatGTGATAGGATCCGAGAGGATGCACCTTCTCAAGCCTTCCTAAGGCCAAGTTTATCGTGGTAATTTGTGTACGATTtgaaaaatagtttttcttCACGGTCATTAGTTGGTATACGTTTGGAAGTTTTGgtaaaattaatataagtaaACTGACTTAGTCAAATTCATTGGATGACATTCAGCGTTTTATAAATAGGGATAAACTGATTTTCAAACGACTTCAAAACATCAGGAATATGTTGCTCTTAAGTTTGACATATATGTCAGTTCgattaattaattaagatttattattattttttaatttgattaaatttaaattcattaaagaTAATACCCGAGTTGCAAACGGTTTATCTTAACGATGTAAAGACAACTGCAATTTTGGTCATCATTTATAGGTAAGTTTTGCATATCCTTCTCTGATTGATGAATTGCCGTTTTATCATCAAATCTCcatgtacaataaaatataaaaagcaaACCATATAGTAAATTTATTAAACAGACAtcccaaaacaattttaacgtTATTCTGATTCACAATTTGGGTAACAGGAATCACTTCCAATGAAATCCTCCCGATGAACATCACGTGTTCTATATGTAGATCTAAACAGAAGCAGTAGTACATGTTGAAATaatgcataattataaatacttaaaaaCTGTAACATACAAAGtgatttttgtaaaatcaatatatatgtaaatactaTGTGCAGACATACATCATACATTGATTATATACAAGATAGGATAGGTGAAGACCATTGGATTATCTGTGCTAATAACTTGATTGGGGAAAAtgtaaaggaaataaaaatcataagGCAGAATGGGGCGCCTCCAATTTGTAATcttcaaaaattttgaaaacgtTGAAAGGCTCAATTTATAACTgtctgaatatacatgtattttgtacttTCATTATCATAAATATAGCAAAATGTCCCATTCCACCTCATAGATAAAGAAAAATTGGTATATTAAATCAAAACACTTTCTCTGCATTGAAAACTAAACAAATAAGACCATCATATGATATCTGTGCAGGGGGTATGCATTTACACAAAGCACATTCAAATCTGAAAGTAGTCCAACATTGTCCACTTTTAACATTTACAcattatacagtaaaacatagtTCCAGCAAACATGCCTATAACAAGTTCACACATGCACCTCATCTTTAAATTGTAGTTTAACCTCATGGTACCGGTATATAACAAATCAAAACTCTTGACCTGGGAGCTTTGtaataaccatgttttactgcaCAAACAAACACATCATATTATGCACAAATAAATTACCTCAATATGGACAGACTAACACAGAGCCCAAACAAAACATAGACAAGGTCCACAAAAACGCTTATAAACATCCAACAATGTGTTGTGCAACAATTGTTAACAAGATGCCTTGTTTCTAAGCAGCAACTAAGACATCAACAGTATATGTCTTTTAACCTCTAGATCAATATTTCtctattcattaatttttcaatttgcaGTATACAAATGTCCCAAACATTTCTTCCagtagaaaaaatatcaattccAATCACAAGAACACAGTCATTTCAAACATGCAAAATcactttgaaaatatatttttcatattaacatACATAATACCTATAAAAACAACTTGATCCTAGACACTTTAATTGTTAtcctaataaataaattaatatattttaatatctagatcaaaatatttcagtttgGATTGTTTTCATAACCTCTTCTGTTTTtcaatacagtttttttttatttacagagTATTACTATACATACAAAAATGTATTCTTCATCAGCACAGATAAGAAAAACTTTAACTCCTATTAACAAAG carries:
- the LOC128167834 gene encoding uncharacterized protein LOC128167834 isoform X3, translated to MIRLLTEILCLTLCFGVFFNGECRILKDWQNIVKSEEEEKKIEELDVNKGGCNISAGWNLTGRDLGCCGNYEGCCRIASKVCYLHDSICQCCRLGWIFCGPECKPETECLLTTEKRKKILTNHSSSSSFSPSTNSSERSSSMIIETVTSNQEKETSSITSSSSVSKIENTSEEVKQPSFNSSSNATNPTDFNQMEPDLVNDPDVNAKSESENRREMPVFFNNTVSEKQRVTHTMGEIENEKEFPLLKTYSRHNDIIEGSGEDA
- the LOC128167834 gene encoding uncharacterized protein LOC128167834 isoform X1, which produces MGMIRLLTEILCLTLCFGVFFNGECRILKDWQNIVKSEEEEKKIEELDVNKGGCNISAGWNLTGRDLGCCGNYEGCCRIASKVCYLHDSICQCCRLGWIFCGPECKPETECLLTTEKRKKILTNHSSSSSFSPSTNSSERSSSMIIETVTSNQEKETSSITSSSSVSKIENTSEEVKQPSFNSSSNATNPTDFNQMEPDLVNDPDVNAKSESENRREMPVFFNNTVSEKQRVTHTMGEIENEKEFPLLKTYSRHNDIIEGSGEDA